AACATTACCCCTGAAATTCCCGCGTTGCCGTCACTCCATCTGTATATGATATGGGGAGAGGAGAAAATCCGTCAAATGGTCCGTTATCACCACAATTTACTGCGTCTTAGTGAATTGGATAATTTCTTATCGAATGATCACGATAAGTTTGAACATGCTACTCGTAAAACTGCTGATTTTTTTGTGGATGTTCTATCGAATGGTAGATTTTCAAAAACACAATACGCTTATCCGGCTCTAAAAATGCGTTATTTTCAAATAACCGTTGATGAACATGCACGTGATGTATGGCTGGAGATGTATAAAAAAGCGATCAAAGATATGAAAATGCCATCTGAATGCATCGAAGATTTTTGGAATTGGATTGAACCTTTGTCACTTTGGATGATCAACCGTCGCACCATGGCACACGTACCCCGATATCCTTATAAAGATATTTGGATTGACTTTGTAGAGATGAAGATGTTTGGTTCGTGCAGTGGATAGGCATAGAGGAGGGGAGGATAGTCTTCTCAGTCAATTTCATTTAGATGGTATTGACTGAGGCGACTACGCCTCAAAGACATCGACAATACCGTTTTATGTATCATTGGAAT
This genomic window from Sulfuricurvum sp. contains:
- a CDS encoding globin: MTKIMSRGIKNITPEIPALPSLHLYMIWGEEKIRQMVRYHHNLLRLSELDNFLSNDHDKFEHATRKTADFFVDVLSNGRFSKTQYAYPALKMRYFQITVDEHARDVWLEMYKKAIKDMKMPSECIEDFWNWIEPLSLWMINRRTMAHVPRYPYKDIWIDFVEMKMFGSCSG